The following nucleotide sequence is from Deltaproteobacteria bacterium.
GGTTGTACTGGACCTCGGTGCCGGTGACGATGTAACCGTCGGCGTCGACGAACCGGGCCTTCCAGTTGTAGCCGCCGATCACGTAGGAGACGTCGGCGTAGCTATCAGGCGTCCCGAGGGTGTTGTCCGTCCCGTTACCGGGATTGGGATCGCCTGATTCGGTGTCGTCGTCGTCGATCAGGGCGAGGGCACCGGTTATCCCCGGTGTGAAGACGGGGTAGGTCGGCTCCGCAGCGCCTTCGATCTTGTTCAGCTTGAAGTTGTGCCCCGACTCGATGGAGGAGCTGTAGATGGTCGGATGGCAGGTCTGGCACTGGTCGCTCCCCACGAAGGTCGCGGCCGGACCTGCAGCAGGTACGACATCGTCGCTGTCGGAGCACCCGGCAAGCACGAGTGAAAATGCAAGGACGAGTACAATTGCCAGATTGGTAAACAGGTATTTCCTGCTTTTCATACCGTAACCTCCTTCNNACCTCCTTCGTTCTTCTGTTTTAACCATGTTTCTTTCACTGCGAAAAGAGCTCTTTCCTTGATATCCTTCGGTTTTCTATCACCCCCCTTTTGGTTTATTTGTCCGAAAACGGGTGCCATAATGGTTCCGTTTTGCACTACTCGGTTATTCGTGATTCTTCGGTAAAGACCATCGAGAGCAATTTGCATGCCACCGATGTGTTACTCGATAAACCCTTATAAACACTGAGTATTTTTTCAAGAAACGTCCTCTTTGCGATAAAATACCGGAAAATTCCTTAGTTGGTATCCTGAAAATTCCCGGGCCAAACGATGGGACGGGAGCGTCTCCCTCCCGCTGTTTCCGCAAAGCCCCGAAATAATGCTACTTTTTCTCGTTAGGGGAAAACTTATGGTGGTGGAATGGTACTTGCCTTGTCCGGAAACTATGAAGAAGATCCTGATCGTCGACGACGACCCGATGATCCATTTTGCACTGACGGAAGTTCTGCGTGACCTGTGTGACGAGGTCAAAAGTGTCGAATCGGGAGCGGAAGCCGTCTCGGAGATGGATCGCTCTCTCTACACCCTCTGCTTTCTAGATATAAACCTTCCCGACTCAAGCGGCATCGATCTGATGAAACAGATGGTCGAGATATCGCCGGATACGAAGATCATCATGATGTCGAGCAGTCGTCTCGATGATGGGCTGAAGCGGGAAATTTACAGCCAGGCACACTATTTTCTCCGGAAACCCTTCGATCTCTTCCTTGTCAAAACGATCGCA
It contains:
- a CDS encoding response regulator, translating into MKKILIVDDDPMIHFALTEVLRDLCDEVKSVESGAEAVSEMDRSLYTLCFLDINLPDSSGIDLMKQMVEISPDTKIIMMSSSRLDDGLKREIYSQAHYFLRKPFDLFLVKTIANQVLKVDKT